A stretch of the Bacteroidota bacterium genome encodes the following:
- a CDS encoding YigZ family protein, translating into MIQDSYQTIISFLRNEIKILNSRFIASAYPVSAKEETDKILQKVRKEFYDANHNCFAYRIGMTGKVFRYSDDGEPSGTAGVKIFSAIRSKNLSDVLVIVTRYFGGTKLGVGGLSRAYHDSALSVLKKVKVAEKITMSAVRIKFPYDFTSQVMYLISKYNVSIVGKNYQEDVEMEIEVRLSLVSDFGAELFNTCSGNVQIKKT; encoded by the coding sequence GTGATCCAAGATTCATATCAAACAATTATTTCATTTTTACGAAATGAAATAAAGATATTGAACTCTCGTTTTATTGCTTCAGCTTATCCTGTCTCGGCAAAAGAGGAAACTGATAAAATTCTCCAAAAGGTAAGAAAAGAATTTTACGACGCTAACCATAACTGTTTTGCCTACCGAATTGGTATGACTGGTAAAGTGTTTCGATACTCAGATGATGGAGAACCATCCGGGACTGCCGGAGTAAAAATATTTTCTGCTATTCGATCGAAAAATCTCTCCGACGTATTGGTTATTGTTACTCGTTATTTCGGTGGTACAAAATTAGGAGTCGGTGGTTTGAGTCGGGCTTATCACGATTCTGCTTTGAGTGTGCTCAAGAAAGTTAAAGTGGCCGAAAAGATTACGATGAGTGCTGTAAGAATAAAATTCCCGTACGATTTTACAAGCCAAGTAATGTATCTAATCTCTAAATATAATGTAAGTATTGTTGGCAAAAATTATCAGGAAGATGTTGAGATGGAAATAGAAGTGCGTTTGAGTCTCGTATCTGATTTCGGAGCAGAATTATTTAACACTTGTAGTGGAAATGTTCAAATCAAAAAAACATAA
- a CDS encoding cytidine/deoxycytidylate deaminase family protein, protein MSDKRVNWTEYFMNIAEQVATRSTCDRKKIGAVIVRDKTILSTGYNGSVKGAPHCDDIGHDMENGHCVRTVHAEANAVAQAARYGVAIDNSEIYITASPCLTCFKLIANAGIKVVYYKEFYRDERINEYAKQAGIKLIYTGEK, encoded by the coding sequence ATGAGTGATAAGAGAGTTAACTGGACTGAGTATTTTATGAACATCGCCGAGCAAGTTGCGACGCGAAGTACTTGCGATAGAAAAAAAATAGGTGCTGTAATCGTGAGGGATAAGACGATACTTTCGACCGGTTACAACGGAAGTGTGAAGGGAGCGCCCCATTGTGATGATATCGGACACGATATGGAAAACGGGCATTGTGTGCGAACTGTTCATGCCGAAGCTAACGCAGTTGCACAAGCCGCCAGGTATGGAGTTGCGATAGATAATTCAGAAATTTATATAACTGCTTCTCCCTGTTTAACTTGTTTCAAATTAATCGCGAACGCCGGAATCAAAGTTGTCTATTATAAAGAATTTTACCGCGATGAACGGATTAACGAGTACGCAAAACAAGCCGGTATCAAATTAATCTATACCGGAGAAAAGTGA